From the Thermoplasma sp. Kam2015 genome, the window CTGGAATGGAAAGCAGAAAAATATGGAAAGAATATAATAGAGATAGGAAGGTTCGATCCATCATCTAAGATATGTTCATCATGCGGTAACATAAAGCATGATCTGAAGTTATCAGATCGCATATATCATTGTGATGTGTGCGGATTAACGATTGACAGGGATCTGAATGCCGCCAAGAACATAAGGAAAATAGGATTGATAAAAGTAGGATCGGTGCGATCCGAATTCACGCCTGTGGAGATCGCAACATCGGGCTTGTATGGAATATATCCGTACAGGCAGAGGCCGGTCGTTGAATCAGGAAGCTCCGATGCTTCAGCTGAGGAGTAGCTCACCCGGGTGCCCTGGTTGGTTGGATAAT encodes:
- a CDS encoding zinc ribbon domain-containing protein, with protein sequence LEWKAEKYGKNIIEIGRFDPSSKICSSCGNIKHDLKLSDRIYHCDVCGLTIDRDLNAAKNIRKIGLIKVGSVRSEFTPVEIATSGLYGIYPYRQRPVVESGSSDASAEE